In a single window of the Thermus amyloliquefaciens genome:
- a CDS encoding PhzF family phenazine biosynthesis protein codes for MARIPYVIVDAFAPTPGAGNRVAIVLDARGMTPPEMQEVARRLSEPETTFVTERQGQVFAVRFFTPSGEVEFSGHAAVALGLVLVRLGLAPEGTKRLFLHTPTEALPVEILYEAGEPKKALVRGPAPRFRDLPPFQVLKEVLEALGSDERYLHRGLPYGIAYTGLWSLFVPLIAPGVVDALEPEMKTLAELSRQLEVATVHAYAPMGPRSFYARDFAPLLGIPEDPVTGSANAALGALLARAGVVPRREGRVALTIYQGHRLGNPGVVEVVVEYSPTGQPYGVQIGGEAVQVFAGEL; via the coding sequence ATGGCTAGGATCCCCTACGTGATCGTGGACGCCTTCGCCCCCACCCCGGGGGCGGGGAACCGGGTGGCCATCGTGCTGGATGCCCGGGGCATGACCCCACCTGAGATGCAGGAGGTGGCCCGGAGACTTTCCGAGCCCGAGACCACCTTCGTCACCGAGCGGCAAGGCCAAGTGTTCGCGGTGCGCTTCTTCACCCCCTCGGGGGAGGTGGAGTTCTCCGGCCATGCGGCGGTGGCCCTGGGCCTGGTCCTGGTACGCCTGGGCCTGGCCCCCGAGGGCACCAAGCGGCTTTTCCTGCACACCCCCACGGAGGCCCTGCCGGTGGAAATCCTCTACGAAGCGGGGGAGCCCAAGAAGGCCTTGGTGAGGGGTCCTGCGCCCAGGTTCCGGGACCTCCCTCCCTTCCAGGTCCTCAAGGAGGTCCTCGAGGCCCTGGGCTCCGACGAGCGCTACCTGCACCGCGGCCTACCCTACGGCATCGCCTACACGGGGCTTTGGAGCCTCTTCGTCCCCCTCATCGCCCCGGGGGTGGTGGACGCCTTAGAGCCCGAGATGAAGACCCTGGCGGAACTCTCCCGCCAGCTGGAGGTGGCCACGGTGCACGCCTACGCCCCCATGGGCCCGAGGAGCTTCTACGCCCGGGACTTCGCCCCTCTTCTCGGCATCCCCGAAGACCCGGTCACGGGTTCGGCCAACGCCGCCCTGGGGGCCCTCCTGGCCCGGGCTGGGGTGGTGCCCCGGCGGGAGGGCCGGGTGGCGCTTACCATCTACCAGGGCCACCGCCTGGGCAACCCCGGGGTGGTGGAGGTGGTGGTGGAGTACAGCCCCACGGGCCAGCCCTACGGGGTGCAGATCGGGGGGGAGGCGGTCCAGGTCTTCGCCGGGGAACTTTGA
- the argC gene encoding N-acetyl-gamma-glutamyl-phosphate reductase: protein MGILGASGYGGGELIRLLKAHPQVELVGFSSRKHEGKPLASAWPQLWDERAFASQEEVLEEAEVLFLALPNGLAMGIAPRALEAGKRVIDLSGDFRLPPEVYEAWYGIPHQSPGLFGEAVYGLPELHREEVRGARLVANPGCYVTAATLALAPLAAEGVLRGAFVVGLSGVSGAGREGEGTFFAEVNENLKPYKVGGTHRHIPEMERNLGRLLAQGRPVRTHGPLGEVRLSFVPHLVPMTRGILVTAEAEVAGAWDQKRLEELYRGFYAEEPFVRVLDRLPETKGTLGSNRVDLRPLLEARTGRILVFAALDNLVKGMAGQAVQNFNLMMGFPESLALPREGIWP, encoded by the coding sequence GTGGGGATCCTCGGGGCCTCGGGGTATGGGGGTGGGGAACTGATTCGCCTTCTCAAGGCCCATCCCCAGGTGGAGCTGGTGGGCTTTTCTAGCCGCAAGCACGAGGGGAAGCCCCTCGCCTCCGCCTGGCCCCAGCTTTGGGACGAGCGGGCCTTTGCTTCCCAGGAGGAGGTGCTGGAGGAGGCCGAGGTGCTCTTCCTGGCCCTTCCCAATGGGCTGGCCATGGGGATCGCCCCCCGGGCCTTGGAGGCGGGCAAGCGGGTCATTGACCTTTCCGGGGACTTCCGGCTTCCCCCTGAGGTCTACGAGGCCTGGTACGGCATCCCCCACCAGAGTCCGGGGCTTTTTGGGGAGGCGGTCTATGGCCTTCCCGAGCTCCATCGGGAGGAGGTAAGGGGGGCCAGGCTGGTGGCCAACCCCGGCTGCTACGTGACCGCGGCCACCCTGGCCCTGGCCCCCTTGGCGGCGGAGGGCGTCTTGCGGGGGGCCTTCGTGGTGGGTCTAAGCGGGGTCTCGGGGGCGGGCAGGGAAGGGGAGGGCACCTTTTTTGCCGAGGTGAACGAGAACCTCAAGCCCTACAAGGTGGGGGGCACCCACCGCCACATCCCCGAGATGGAAAGAAACCTGGGCCGCCTCCTGGCCCAGGGCCGCCCGGTGCGCACCCATGGGCCCCTGGGCGAGGTCCGCCTTTCCTTCGTTCCCCACCTGGTGCCCATGACCCGGGGCATCTTGGTCACCGCGGAGGCCGAGGTGGCGGGGGCGTGGGATCAGAAGCGCCTGGAGGAGCTCTACCGGGGCTTTTACGCTGAGGAGCCCTTCGTGCGGGTCCTGGACCGCCTCCCCGAGACCAAGGGCACCCTGGGTTCCAACCGGGTGGACCTGCGGCCCCTCCTCGAGGCGCGCACGGGCCGCATCCTGGTGTTCGCCGCCCTGGACAACCTGGTCAAGGGTATGGCCGGCCAGGCGGTGCAGAACTTTAACCTGATGATGGGCTTTCCCGAAAGCCTTGCCCTTCCGAGGGAGGGGATATGGCCGTGA
- the argF gene encoding ornithine carbamoyltransferase: MAGDALTRPKDLLDFSAHGRQEVEGLLALAERLKRERYRGEDLKGKVLALLFEKPSLRTRTTLEVAMLHLGGHALYLDQKQVGIGEREPVRDIAKNLERFVEGIAARVYRHETVEELARHARIPVINALSDRAHPLQALADLLTLKEAFGGWEGLEVAWVGDGNNVLNSLLEVASLVGLRVRVATPKGYEPDPGLLRKAGAFFTYDPKEAAFGAHALYTDVWTSMGQEAEREKRLQDFRGFQVNGELLALLHPEGVFLHCLPAHYGEETTEEAVHGPRSRVFDQAENRLHTAKAVLLRLLS, encoded by the coding sequence ATGGCGGGAGACGCCCTTACTCGGCCCAAGGACCTTTTGGACTTCTCGGCCCACGGTCGCCAGGAGGTGGAGGGCCTCCTGGCCTTGGCGGAAAGGCTGAAAAGGGAGCGTTACCGGGGCGAGGATCTTAAGGGCAAGGTCCTGGCCCTTCTCTTTGAGAAGCCCTCCTTGCGTACCCGCACCACCCTCGAGGTGGCCATGCTTCACCTGGGAGGGCATGCCCTTTACCTGGACCAAAAGCAGGTGGGCATCGGCGAGCGGGAGCCCGTCAGGGATATCGCCAAGAACCTGGAGCGCTTTGTGGAGGGGATCGCCGCCCGCGTGTACCGTCATGAAACCGTGGAGGAACTCGCCCGCCACGCCCGGATTCCGGTGATCAACGCCCTTTCCGACCGGGCCCACCCCCTGCAGGCCCTGGCGGACCTCCTCACCCTGAAGGAGGCCTTCGGGGGGTGGGAGGGCCTCGAGGTGGCCTGGGTAGGCGACGGGAACAACGTGCTGAACTCCCTTTTGGAGGTGGCCTCCCTGGTGGGCCTCAGGGTGCGGGTGGCCACCCCCAAGGGCTACGAGCCGGACCCCGGGCTTTTGCGCAAGGCGGGCGCCTTCTTCACCTACGATCCCAAGGAGGCGGCTTTCGGGGCCCACGCCCTCTACACCGATGTCTGGACCAGCATGGGCCAGGAGGCGGAGCGGGAAAAGCGCCTTCAGGACTTCCGGGGCTTCCAGGTCAATGGGGAGCTCCTCGCCCTCCTCCACCCCGAGGGGGTCTTCCTGCACTGCCTTCCCGCCCACTACGGGGAGGAGACCACGGAGGAGGCGGTGCACGGGCCCCGGAGCCGGGTCTTTGACCAGGCGGAAAACCGCCTCCACACCGCCAAGGCCGTCCTCCTGCGCCTGCTAAGCTAG
- the argJ gene encoding bifunctional glutamate N-acetyltransferase/amino-acid acetyltransferase ArgJ, which yields MAVKLPRGFRAGATRAGIKPSGKPDLALLVSGLPAAWAYAATQNRAAAPSVHRGRSLYASGRALRAVVVNAGNANCATGERGFVDDRRMAEAAALRLGVSVEEVLTASTGVIGVPLPVEKVEAGLPQIELTPYADAFAEAILTTDLVPKVAEAEVEGARIVGIAKGSGMIHPNMATMLAFLVTDASLPQGALREAWRGIVARTFNQVTVDGDTSTNDLALVMANGAYGEVPLEAFFPALEGVAQELARKIARDGEGATKLMTVRVVGAATEEEARRAARAVAGSALWKAALYGNDPNWGRILAALGNSGARFDPSRVRIQVQGIPLYAGGVLSFDRQAASEAMRAEEVEVLVDLQEGQGMGVAWGCDLTEGYVRINALYTT from the coding sequence ATGGCCGTGAAACTTCCCAGAGGGTTCCGCGCCGGGGCAACCCGCGCGGGCATCAAGCCTTCCGGCAAACCGGACCTGGCCCTTCTGGTCTCGGGCCTGCCCGCCGCCTGGGCCTACGCCGCCACCCAAAACCGGGCCGCCGCCCCCTCGGTCCACCGGGGGCGGAGCCTCTACGCCTCCGGCAGGGCCTTGAGGGCGGTGGTGGTGAACGCGGGGAACGCCAACTGCGCCACCGGGGAGCGGGGTTTTGTGGACGATCGGCGCATGGCCGAGGCCGCGGCCCTGCGCCTAGGGGTCTCCGTGGAGGAGGTCTTGACGGCCTCCACCGGGGTCATCGGGGTTCCCCTTCCCGTGGAAAAGGTGGAGGCGGGTTTGCCCCAGATAGAACTCACCCCCTACGCCGACGCCTTTGCCGAGGCTATCCTTACCACGGACCTGGTGCCCAAGGTGGCGGAGGCCGAGGTGGAAGGGGCGAGGATCGTGGGCATCGCCAAGGGAAGCGGCATGATCCACCCCAACATGGCCACCATGCTGGCCTTTTTGGTGACCGACGCCTCCCTTCCCCAAGGGGCTTTGCGGGAAGCCTGGCGGGGCATTGTGGCACGCACCTTTAACCAGGTCACCGTGGATGGGGACACCTCCACCAACGACTTGGCCTTGGTGATGGCCAATGGGGCCTATGGCGAAGTGCCCCTGGAGGCGTTTTTTCCTGCCCTGGAGGGGGTGGCCCAGGAGCTGGCCAGGAAGATCGCCCGGGATGGGGAAGGGGCCACCAAGCTGATGACCGTGCGGGTGGTGGGGGCGGCCACCGAGGAGGAGGCCCGGCGGGCGGCCAGGGCGGTGGCGGGTAGCGCCCTTTGGAAGGCGGCCCTTTACGGAAACGACCCCAACTGGGGCCGTATCCTGGCGGCCTTGGGCAACTCCGGGGCCCGGTTTGACCCCTCGAGGGTGCGGATCCAGGTGCAGGGGATTCCCCTTTATGCCGGGGGCGTCCTCTCCTTTGACCGCCAGGCGGCGAGCGAGGCCATGCGGGCCGAGGAGGTGGAGGTCCTGGTGGACCTTCAGGAGGGCCAGGGGATGGGTGTGGCCTGGGGGTGCGACTTGACGGAGGGGTATGTGCGAATCAACGCTTTATACACTACTTGA
- the modB gene encoding molybdate ABC transporter permease subunit gives MDPLFWTALGLSLEVAFLASLILLLLGIPLAWLMAFHRFPGKALLEAVFLLPLVLPPTVLGFYLLLFLGPGGLWTKLTGLSWAFRLEGLVLASVLFSLPFALTAYREAFLSLDRSLLEVARTLGVRRGKIWARVVLPLVWPGLLSGTLLAFAHTLGEFGVVLMVGGSIPGKTQMVSIYIYDLVQALRFGEASKAALVLLFLSLAILAAARTLEAKGRAWRSIT, from the coding sequence ATGGACCCCCTCTTCTGGACCGCCCTCGGCCTTTCCCTCGAGGTGGCCTTCTTGGCCTCCCTGATCCTTCTCCTCCTGGGCATCCCCCTGGCCTGGCTGATGGCCTTCCACCGTTTTCCGGGAAAGGCCCTGCTGGAAGCCGTCTTCCTCCTTCCCTTGGTCCTGCCCCCCACGGTGCTGGGCTTTTACCTCCTTTTGTTCCTGGGGCCTGGGGGCCTATGGACCAAGCTCACGGGGCTTTCCTGGGCCTTCCGGTTGGAAGGCCTGGTGCTGGCCAGCGTCCTCTTCAGCCTGCCCTTCGCCCTCACCGCCTACCGGGAGGCCTTCTTATCCCTGGACCGAAGCCTCCTGGAGGTGGCCCGGACCCTGGGGGTGCGCAGGGGCAAGATCTGGGCGCGGGTGGTCCTGCCCCTGGTCTGGCCGGGCCTCCTTTCCGGAACCCTCCTGGCCTTCGCCCACACCCTGGGGGAGTTCGGGGTGGTCCTCATGGTGGGCGGCTCCATCCCCGGCAAGACCCAGATGGTGAGCATCTACATCTACGACCTGGTGCAAGCCCTGCGCTTTGGGGAGGCCTCCAAGGCGGCCTTGGTGCTTCTTTTCCTCAGCCTGGCCATTCTGGCGGCGGCAAGAACCCTAGAGGCCAAGGGACGGGCATGGAGGTCCATTACCTGA
- the modA gene encoding molybdate ABC transporter substrate-binding protein: MSKQRVVLLALLLLAPVWAQKTVQVVAASDLQYALKELAQAFEAKNPGIRVSLSFGSSGKFYAQLTQGLEADLFFSAEKIYPRLLEEKGLAEPHTRRPYALGRLVIWLDRRLGLQPDPKALKDPRITRLAIANPVHAPYGRAAVTLLEHLGLLRRRPDVSIPGLKEPFASLSWEEIPWEGLTRGVETYWDATPLRQGKAHFEFVYGENISQTAQLALTATQAGILALSLAIHESLSRPGVYWVAPLESHLTLEQDYVILKGRKRPEVMAFYNFVGSPEGRAILRRYGFLLPGEKLE; encoded by the coding sequence TTGAGCAAACAAAGGGTGGTGCTGCTGGCCCTGCTCCTTCTCGCCCCGGTGTGGGCGCAAAAGACGGTGCAGGTGGTGGCGGCCTCGGATCTGCAGTACGCCCTGAAGGAACTGGCCCAAGCCTTTGAGGCCAAGAACCCGGGGATCCGGGTTTCCCTGAGCTTTGGCTCCTCGGGCAAGTTCTACGCCCAGCTCACCCAGGGCCTCGAGGCGGACCTCTTCTTCTCCGCGGAAAAGATTTACCCCCGGCTTCTGGAGGAAAAGGGCCTGGCCGAACCCCACACCCGAAGGCCCTACGCCCTAGGGCGCCTGGTGATCTGGTTGGACCGTAGGCTAGGCCTACAACCTGACCCCAAGGCCCTCAAGGACCCCAGGATCACCCGGCTCGCCATCGCCAACCCCGTGCACGCCCCTTACGGCCGGGCTGCCGTCACCCTCCTGGAACATCTCGGCCTGCTTAGGCGCCGCCCCGACGTTTCCATCCCTGGTCTAAAGGAACCTTTTGCCAGCCTTTCCTGGGAAGAAATCCCTTGGGAGGGGCTTACCCGCGGGGTAGAGACCTACTGGGACGCCACACCCCTCCGCCAAGGCAAGGCCCACTTTGAGTTCGTGTACGGGGAAAACATCTCCCAAACAGCCCAGCTAGCCCTCACCGCCACCCAGGCCGGCATCCTGGCCCTTTCCCTGGCCATTCACGAGAGCCTGTCCCGCCCAGGGGTCTACTGGGTAGCCCCCCTGGAGAGCCACCTCACCCTGGAGCAGGACTACGTGATCCTGAAAGGGAGGAAGCGGCCTGAGGTGATGGCCTTCTATAACTTTGTGGGAAGCCCCGAGGGGCGGGCCATCTTGAGGCGTTACGGGTTTTTGTTGCCCGGAGAGAAGCTGGAGTGA
- the hisS gene encoding histidine--tRNA ligase: protein MAVRGTKDLFGKELRLHQHIVATARRVLEAAGALELITPVFEETQVFEKGVGVATDIVRKEMFTFQDRGGRSLTLRPEGTAAMVRAYLEHGMKIWPQPVRLWMAGPMFRAERPQKGRYRQFHQVNYEALGSESPLLDAEAIVLLYESLKELGLRRLTLKLSSVGDPADRSRYNAYLREVLSPHREALSPDSQERLELNPMRILDSKSEQDQALLKELGIRPMLDFLGEEARAHLKAVERHLERLSVPYELDPALVRGLDYYVRTAFEVHHQEIGAQSALGGGGRYDGLSELLGGPRVPGVGFAFGVERVALALEAEGFGLPEDRGPEVYLVPLTEEAVAEAFYLAEALRPRIRAEYALSPKKPGKGVEEALKRNAAFVAFLGEDELKTGEVTLKRLATGEQVRLPQREALGFLLSVLA from the coding sequence ATGGCCGTGCGCGGCACCAAGGACCTCTTCGGCAAAGAGCTACGGCTCCACCAGCACATCGTGGCCACCGCCCGCCGGGTCTTGGAGGCGGCGGGGGCCTTGGAGCTCATCACCCCGGTGTTTGAGGAAACCCAGGTCTTTGAGAAGGGGGTGGGGGTGGCCACCGACATCGTCCGCAAAGAGATGTTCACCTTCCAGGACCGGGGCGGGCGCTCCCTCACCCTCCGCCCTGAGGGCACCGCCGCCATGGTGCGGGCTTACCTGGAGCACGGGATGAAGATCTGGCCCCAACCCGTGAGGCTTTGGATGGCGGGGCCCATGTTCCGAGCGGAAAGGCCCCAAAAGGGGCGCTACCGCCAGTTCCACCAGGTGAACTACGAGGCCCTGGGCTCGGAAAGCCCCCTTCTGGACGCGGAAGCCATCGTGCTCCTTTACGAGAGCCTTAAGGAACTCGGCCTGAGGCGCCTTACCCTAAAGCTCTCCTCCGTGGGGGACCCCGCGGACCGGTCCCGGTACAACGCCTACCTCCGGGAGGTCCTCTCCCCTCACCGGGAGGCGCTCTCCCCGGACTCCCAAGAACGCCTCGAGCTCAACCCCATGCGCATCCTGGACTCCAAAAGCGAGCAGGACCAGGCCCTCCTCAAGGAGCTCGGCATCCGGCCCATGCTGGACTTCCTGGGGGAGGAAGCCCGGGCCCACCTCAAGGCGGTGGAGCGCCACCTGGAACGGCTTTCCGTGCCCTATGAGCTGGACCCGGCCCTGGTGCGGGGCCTGGACTACTACGTGCGCACGGCCTTTGAGGTGCACCACCAGGAGATCGGGGCGCAAAGCGCCTTGGGGGGCGGAGGGCGGTACGACGGGCTTTCCGAGCTCCTGGGAGGCCCCAGGGTCCCGGGGGTGGGGTTCGCCTTTGGGGTGGAGCGGGTGGCCCTGGCCCTGGAGGCGGAGGGGTTCGGCCTTCCCGAGGATCGGGGGCCCGAGGTCTACCTGGTCCCCCTCACGGAGGAGGCGGTGGCCGAGGCCTTCTATCTGGCCGAGGCCCTGAGGCCCCGCATCCGGGCGGAGTACGCCCTGAGCCCCAAGAAACCGGGCAAGGGGGTGGAGGAAGCCCTGAAGCGGAATGCCGCCTTCGTGGCCTTCCTGGGGGAGGATGAGTTGAAGACCGGGGAGGTCACCCTGAAGCGCCTGGCCACCGGGGAACAGGTGCGCCTTCCCCAAAGGGAGGCCCTGGGCTTCCTCCTTTCCGTCTTGGCGTGA
- a CDS encoding HAD family hydrolase, which translates to MVRLVFVDVDGTLVGKDGVPECVWPAVEALRVQGIHLSLITGRPGRGHALAYARRLDPTGLHVFESGAVVLAFSRDPHSPPAQPLLVEALPQEAAREAIRLARRLGLPLEGYTAEGGFFVEGDSPLLKAHQELLGVAAEEGDLLKLPAPLVRLQVLAEAQAPLGALMDRLPQELQAHVAESPRMPGVRFVSLTKRGVSKLTAARFVAENHGLTLAQCAMVGDGENDLELLRAVGMGIAMGNAPESVRKAAKRVVAPVEACGLAEALLGLLG; encoded by the coding sequence ATGGTGCGGCTGGTCTTTGTAGATGTGGACGGCACCCTGGTGGGCAAGGACGGGGTGCCGGAGTGCGTTTGGCCAGCGGTGGAGGCCTTGAGGGTTCAAGGGATCCACCTAAGCCTCATCACCGGCCGGCCGGGCCGGGGGCACGCCCTGGCCTATGCCCGCCGCCTGGACCCCACGGGTCTCCACGTGTTTGAGTCTGGGGCGGTGGTCCTGGCCTTTTCCCGGGATCCCCACTCCCCGCCTGCCCAACCCCTCCTGGTGGAGGCCCTGCCCCAGGAGGCCGCCCGGGAGGCCATCCGCCTGGCCCGCAGGCTTGGGCTTCCCCTGGAGGGCTACACCGCTGAGGGCGGCTTTTTCGTGGAGGGGGATAGCCCCCTCCTGAAGGCCCACCAGGAACTCCTGGGCGTGGCGGCGGAGGAAGGGGACCTTTTGAAGCTTCCTGCCCCCCTGGTTCGCCTTCAGGTGCTGGCCGAGGCCCAAGCCCCCCTGGGGGCCCTCATGGACCGCCTGCCCCAGGAACTCCAAGCCCACGTGGCGGAAAGCCCCAGGATGCCCGGGGTGCGGTTCGTCTCCCTCACCAAGAGGGGGGTGAGCAAGCTCACCGCCGCCCGCTTTGTGGCGGAAAACCACGGCCTAACCCTGGCCCAGTGCGCCATGGTGGGGGACGGGGAGAACGACCTGGAACTCCTCCGGGCGGTGGGGATGGGCATCGCCATGGGAAACGCCCCGGAAAGCGTGCGTAAGGCCGCCAAGCGGGTGGTGGCCCCGGTGGAGGCCTGCGGCCTCGCGGAGGCCCTTTTGGGCCTTCTGGGGTAG
- the aspS gene encoding aspartate--tRNA ligase has translation MRRTHFAGSLREAHVGQEVVLEGWVNRRRDLGGLIFLDLRDREGLVQLVAHPESPAYQEAERVRSEWVVRVRGTVRLRPEPNPRLATGKVEVELHSLEVLAEAKTPPFPIDAGWRGEEDKEVSEELRLRYRYLDLRRKGMQENLRLRHRVIKAIWDFLDREGFIQVETPFLTKSTPEGARDFLVPYRQQPGLFYALPQSPQLFKQMLMVAGFDRYFQIARCFRDEDLRADRQPDFTQMDLEMSFVEVEDILNLNERLMAHVFREALGVELPLPFPRLTYQEALERFGSDKPDTRFGLELKEVGHLFRESAFQVFREAERVKALAVPKALSRKEIAELEALAKRHGAQGLAFARVEEGGVAGGIAKFLEPVQHHLLAAMQAGPGDTLLFVAGPAKVAANAMGQVRLKLAELLDLPREGFRFLWVVDFPLLEWDEERGQYTYMHHPFTSPHPEDLPLLDTDPGRVRALAYDLVLNGTEVGGGSIRIHDPALQAKMFQLLGIGEEEQREKFGFFLEALTYGAPPHGGIAWGLDRLLALMTNSPSIREVIAFPKNKEGKDPLTGAPSPVSEEQLRELGLMVIAHG, from the coding sequence ATGCGCCGCACCCACTTCGCCGGAAGCCTAAGGGAAGCCCACGTGGGGCAGGAGGTGGTCCTCGAGGGGTGGGTGAACCGCCGCCGGGACCTGGGGGGGCTCATCTTCCTGGACCTGCGCGACCGCGAGGGTTTGGTCCAGCTGGTGGCCCACCCGGAAAGCCCCGCATACCAGGAAGCGGAACGCGTCCGCTCGGAGTGGGTGGTCCGGGTAAGGGGCACCGTGCGCCTGCGCCCCGAGCCCAACCCCCGCTTGGCCACCGGGAAGGTGGAGGTGGAGCTCCACTCCTTGGAGGTTCTTGCCGAGGCCAAAACCCCTCCCTTTCCCATAGATGCCGGCTGGCGCGGGGAGGAGGACAAGGAGGTCTCGGAGGAACTCCGGCTCAGGTACCGCTATCTGGACCTCCGCAGGAAGGGGATGCAGGAGAACCTGCGCCTCCGCCACCGGGTCATCAAGGCCATCTGGGACTTCCTGGACCGGGAGGGCTTCATCCAGGTGGAAACCCCCTTCCTCACCAAGAGCACCCCGGAAGGGGCCCGGGATTTCCTGGTGCCTTACCGTCAGCAACCCGGCCTTTTCTACGCCCTCCCCCAGTCCCCGCAGCTCTTCAAGCAGATGCTGATGGTGGCCGGGTTTGACCGCTACTTCCAGATCGCCCGTTGCTTCCGGGACGAGGACCTCCGGGCCGACCGCCAACCCGATTTCACCCAGATGGACCTGGAGATGAGCTTCGTGGAGGTGGAGGACATCCTAAACCTTAACGAAAGGCTCATGGCCCACGTGTTCCGGGAGGCCCTGGGGGTGGAGCTTCCCCTCCCCTTCCCCCGCCTCACCTACCAGGAGGCCCTGGAGCGCTTTGGCTCGGATAAGCCCGACACCCGCTTCGGCCTGGAACTCAAGGAGGTGGGGCACCTCTTCCGGGAAAGCGCCTTCCAGGTGTTCCGGGAAGCAGAAAGGGTGAAGGCCCTGGCGGTGCCCAAGGCCCTTTCCCGCAAAGAGATCGCCGAGTTGGAGGCCTTGGCCAAACGCCACGGGGCCCAGGGGCTGGCCTTTGCCCGGGTGGAGGAGGGAGGGGTGGCGGGGGGGATCGCAAAGTTTTTGGAACCCGTACAGCACCACCTCCTAGCGGCCATGCAAGCCGGCCCAGGAGACACCCTCCTCTTCGTGGCGGGGCCCGCCAAGGTGGCGGCCAACGCCATGGGGCAGGTGCGGCTTAAGCTGGCGGAGCTCCTGGACCTCCCCCGGGAGGGCTTCCGCTTCCTTTGGGTGGTGGACTTCCCCCTCCTGGAGTGGGACGAGGAGAGGGGCCAGTACACCTACATGCACCATCCCTTCACCAGCCCCCATCCCGAGGACCTACCCCTCCTGGACACCGATCCGGGAAGGGTGCGGGCCTTGGCCTACGACCTGGTGCTGAATGGGACCGAGGTGGGGGGTGGGTCCATCCGCATCCACGACCCGGCCCTTCAGGCCAAGATGTTCCAGCTGTTGGGCATCGGGGAAGAGGAGCAACGGGAAAAGTTTGGTTTCTTCCTCGAGGCCCTCACCTACGGGGCCCCACCCCACGGGGGCATCGCCTGGGGGCTGGACCGCCTCCTGGCCCTCATGACGAATAGCCCTTCCATCCGCGAGGTCATCGCCTTCCCCAAGAACAAGGAAGGCAAGGACCCCCTCACCGGGGCCCCAAGCCCGGTTTCCGAGGAGCAGCTTCGGGAGCTGGGCCTCATGGTGATCGCCCATGGCTAG
- a CDS encoding ABC transporter ATP-binding protein has protein sequence MEVHYLIKKPIPLEARFRLRGFTVLLGESGVGKTTLLRALAGLVKAEGRPYGGLPPERRPVGYLPQDLALFPHMTAWENVAFPLVGRNRRERALALLERVGLLEHAHKRPNQLSGGQRQRVALARALARNPELLLLDEPTSALDPLTKDQVLGELVDLIRREGIPTLAVSHDPTLARMADWLVVMGSGRILQEGPPEEVYSAPKELLVARLLGYENLFPARIAPMGVEVQGVHLRLPLPPWARPGETAWVGIRAEEVIVVRPDRPPPPENVLEGVLANLHPEGLAYRGLFQGPLRLQVLLPRHVQARLNLYPGQRLQVVLKPHYLHLMPGEAD, from the coding sequence ATGGAGGTCCATTACCTGATCAAAAAGCCCATTCCCCTCGAGGCCCGCTTTCGCTTGCGCGGCTTCACCGTCCTTTTGGGGGAAAGCGGGGTGGGCAAAACCACCCTGCTCAGGGCTTTGGCCGGCCTGGTAAAGGCCGAAGGCCGACCGTATGGCGGGCTTCCCCCGGAACGGAGGCCCGTGGGCTACCTGCCCCAGGACCTGGCCCTCTTCCCCCACATGACCGCCTGGGAGAACGTGGCCTTTCCCCTGGTGGGAAGAAACCGCAGGGAAAGAGCCTTGGCCCTCCTGGAACGGGTGGGGCTTTTGGAGCACGCCCACAAGCGCCCAAACCAGCTCTCCGGCGGCCAGAGGCAGCGGGTGGCCCTCGCCCGGGCCCTGGCCAGAAACCCCGAGCTCCTCCTCCTGGACGAACCCACCAGCGCCTTGGATCCCCTCACCAAGGACCAGGTGCTGGGGGAGCTGGTGGACCTCATCCGCCGGGAGGGCATCCCCACCCTGGCGGTGAGCCACGACCCCACCCTGGCCCGGATGGCGGACTGGCTTGTGGTGATGGGCTCGGGGAGGATCCTGCAGGAGGGCCCGCCCGAGGAGGTGTACTCCGCGCCCAAGGAGCTCCTGGTGGCCAGGCTCCTGGGCTACGAGAACCTCTTTCCCGCCCGCATTGCCCCCATGGGGGTGGAGGTCCAGGGGGTCCACCTCCGCCTTCCCTTACCCCCCTGGGCCCGGCCCGGGGAGACAGCCTGGGTGGGCATCCGGGCGGAGGAGGTGATCGTGGTGCGCCCGGACCGGCCCCCACCCCCGGAAAACGTCCTAGAGGGCGTACTGGCGAACCTTCACCCGGAAGGCCTCGCCTACCGGGGCTTGTTCCAAGGCCCCCTCCGCCTCCAGGTGCTGCTTCCCAGGCACGTCCAGGCCCGGCTGAACCTCTACCCCGGGCAGAGGCTCCAGGTGGTCCTTAAGCCCCATTACCTGCACCTGATGCCGGGCGAGGCGGACTAG